From the Chloroflexia bacterium SDU3-3 genome, the window CACCGCGCCAGCCAAGGGCGAGGATATCACGATCTGCCTTGGCGTCAACGAGGGCCGCTACGACCCAGATGTGCACCACATCATCTCGAACGCCTCGTGCACCACCAACTGCCTCGCGCCGGTGGCCAAGGTGCTCAACGACCGCTTCGGCATCCGGCGGGGTATGATGACCACCATCCACTCGTACACGATGGACCAGAACCTTCAGGACAACGTGCACAAGGATCTGCGGCGCGCGCGGGCGGCGGCCATGAACATCGTGCCGACCACCACCGGGGCGGCGCAGGCGGTGGCGCTGGTCATCCCCGAGCTGAGGGGCAAGTTCAGCGGCTACGCGGTGCGCGTGCCCACGCCCACGGTCTCGCTGGTGGATTTTGCGGTGCAGCTTGAGCGCGGTGCCAGCATCGAACAGATCAACGAGGCGTTCCGCGAGGCATCTGAGAGCGAAGATCTGGAGGGGATCTTGGGGATCAGCGAGGAGGAGCTGGTCTCCAGCGACTTCATCGGCACCACCTACTCAAGCGTGGTCGATCTGCCGCTTACATCGAGCCTGGGCGAGGATTTCTTCAAGGTGGTGGCCTGGTACGACAACGAGTGGGGCTACTCGACGCGCGTGGCCGACCTCACGGCCTTCCTGGCCGATGAGCCCGAGGCCTAGAGAACGCGATGCGCATCCACGATCACCGCATGATCGTGGATGCGCAGTAATGAGAAGCCGCTCGGCGTGCCATCCAGTTGCGGCGGGCGGGGAGGCTGGCCGCCCGGCCAGGATGCCGCGAGGGGCGGCTGCGGCGGCTCATCAAGCGCCCTACGCTCGGCAGCTGCCGCCGCGCCAACGGGCGCAATGCAGATCAGCCCGGGCGGCCTGTCGGGAGGAGCCATGGGGGAGGTGGATGCAACGCCCTCCAGCATCGCCAGCTCCTCCTGGCAGTGGGAGCACTCGGCCAGGTGGGCCAGCACGCGCGCCCGCGCCGTAGGTGCGAGCAGGCCCTGCAGGAAATCGGCCAGATCATCGGTGGGCGGGCAGAACAGCCGATAGAGGCGGGCGCGCAGCTGGCCCTGCAGATCGGCGATCGCCGCAGCCCGCTCGCGGCAGTGTGGGCACAGCGCCACATGCGCCAGCACATCGGGCGAGGCCTCGTGGTCGGCCAGCGCGATCAGATCGAGCTCATCCAGCTCTGGGGGGCATATGCAGGCCTCCGCCCTTGGGTGTTCCGCCATAACGTACTCCACATGAATGCTACCTCTTTGCAGTACTGAACGTAGCGCCGTGTCTGTTTTGGCGTACAAATTCTTAACTTTTCCGTTAACCAAACGGCCACTTCGGATGCACGATCCGGCGCGTGCCCAGCCTAGGAGGCGGCCAGCAGCTTGCGCAGCTCCTGGTTGCGGCTGAGCCGACCGAGGATATTGCGCTTGACGTTGTAGACATCGTTGATGCAGCCGAACAGATCGGGGCGGCCCTGGTAGATATCGCCCGGCTTCATGCCCATCACGAACGAGCTATACATCACCACCCGCTCGGCCTCATCATTCAGCTGGGCGTTGATGTAGTTCCAGAACTCCTCACGGTTGATGCGCTCCATAGCTTCCTCATCTGGCGATACAAGCGAGGCGCTTCCATAGGGGATGGCCTCTTCCGGCACCATCTCGGCCCACGACTGCGAGCGAACACTGTCGATCACCACGCACCCCGCGCACAGCTGCAGGTAGTGCAGCAGCGATGCGAGCGTAGGAAACGCGGGAAATTTCTCGGGGGTGACCGCGCGCCAGAAGCGCGTGAATGCCGACACCACAAAGTACTCGCTTGTCTCGCCGCTGCTGGCGAACGCACCCGAGCGGCGCACCCAGCTTTCCACCAAGGGGCTATAGTGGGTGTAGATGTACTCCCAGGCGGCCTCGGAGCGCTCGACCAGCGCCCGGCGGAACAGCTCGTAGGAGTAGGATGGGTCGTGCGGCTGGCCGCGGTAGAAGCGCTCGCTCTCTGCGCCGCACAGCCGCATCAGCGCCGCAATATCCATCTGCGCGATAGGGCGATTCTCCGCCATATGGGCCGACGTATAGCTGGAAGCTGGCCCAGCTGCCGATGCTACGCTCTGCTGCATCATAGAATAACTCCTTCACCACTCGATGTATCACATGCGCCCGTGTGCTACGTTCTGCCGCAAGCATAGCAAAGCCTCACTGCGGAATTGGTTCGGCAGGACTACGGTCGAACTACGGGGCCGATTTCATTGCGCTATACCAGGATTGTAGGCGGTGGGGCGTGTGGCGAAAAGAGCAGTGGATGAGCAGAAGATGACAGTCGTACTATGCCGTGTCGAAGATCTGGATACAGCTATTGGCAGCGCCTAGCGCGCTAGCTCTTGCAGCAGGAGCATGCGGCGCTCCCAGGCTTCGGCCTCGGCCTCGGCCCCCACGGCGCGGGCCTCGTCGCGGTTGCGCTTCATGGCGTTGAAGCCCTGGCCCGCCGCCAGCCACAGCTGCGCCATGCGGCGCTGGGGGTGCAGGGGCGCGAGGGCCATGGCCTCGGGCGTGGTGAGCGCGAGGTCGCCCCAGCCATACCAGTCGTCGGTGGGGTCGCCCGCCCGCCCCGGCCCCGTCTCAAGCGTGACCGTGACGCGCTGGCCCGCCCAGCGCCGCAGGTCGGCGTAGCCGCGCACCCAGCCCAGCCGCGCCGCCGCCGCATCCACCGGCAGTGCGAGCGCCTGCTCCTCGTGGCCCTCTGCGCCTACTAGGATGCGGAAGGTGGCCCCGTCGGATGCCCAGTCGCGCGCCACCGGGTCGAGGCCCACCGCAAAGCGCAGGATGGGCAGATCCTGCGGGATGTCAAGCGCGGCGCTGAGGCGGGCCGTGGGGTGCAGGAATAGCACGTCGCGGCGCACATCGCCGCTATCGGGGTCGTCGAGGTTGGCCTGGGCGTAGGAGGTGCGCCCAAAGTAGCACGAGGCCGCGCCAGAGGCATCGCAGAACTGCGAGCGCACCATCTGCCCAGGTGCGCTCAGCTGGCCAGCGGCGAACAGCTCGAACACCGAGCGCTCAGGCGCGCCATCCAGCTCGGGCAGCAGCTGCTCGTAGGCGAGGCTGGCCTGCCAGGCGGGCAGCGGCTCGGCGGGGGCCAGCCAGTGGGCGCGCTCGAACGAGGCCGCCGCCTGCCGCCACTCGCCGCGCGCCATGTGGGCGTCGCCAGCCAGCCGATAGGCGTAGGCGTGGCCGGGGCGGGCCAGCTCGGCTGCCGCCAGATGCGCCAGCGCGGCATCCAGCTGCGCGGCATCGCCAACGGTGGGCAGGCTGTCGGAAAGGCGCGGGGTGGGCCAGCGCAGCCCTCGCTGCAGATCGCGCCCGGCCTGGTCGAGGTGGTAGGCCCAGACGGCATAGGGCCAGAGCACAGCCAGCAGCGCCAGCGCGGCCAGCGCCAGCAGCGCCAGCCGCACGGGGCGCGGCCAGCGCCGAGGATCGGGGGAGGTCTGTCCAAGCGATGTGAGAGCCTGCAAGACGCGGGCGGGGATGCCAGGGCGAGTGCTCACAAAAAGTAGCTCCGGATCAACATGAGGGACGCCACATCGAGCGACACCAGCGCCAGCAGGAAGATCAGCAGCGCTAGCGGGCGATAGCGGCGCGGCGGCAGCGCCCAGCTCCCCCCCGCGAGCAGCAGCACGGTAGGGATGATCGCGGGGAAGGTGTAGCGCGCGATCGGGGTCGCATCGCCGCTGCCGATGCTGGGCAGCGGGCGCAGCACCACATTGGCCCAGGCCAGCGCCCCCGCCAGCGCCAGCAGCAGCAGCGCGGCGTAGACGCGGCGGTCGACCGACCGCCGCCGCGTGAAGAGCCACCAGAGCGCGCTGGCAGCGGCGAGGCCTGCCACCAGCCGCGACGCTAGCACCCATGCCGGATCGGTCAGGCGGGTGCCGCCCCAGCCAAACCAGCCCGCAAAGCTGTCGAAGGCCAGCGGCAGCCACCCCGAGACAATCGCCCAGCCCACCCGCTCGACATCGAGCAGCGCCGAGAGGATCTGCGCTGGCGAGCGGTGGATGTAGTGGTAGATCGCATCGTCGATCCAGGGGCGCAGCCGCAGCCAGCCCTGCTCGCCCGAGCCGTTGCGCACCAGATTCACAAACTGGCGGCCGCCCCATGTGCCCTGCGTGGCATCCGCATCGGCGAACTGCGGCGCGGCCTGGGTGTCGTACCAGCCGGGGGCGAGCATCACGCCGTCGGCGTAGACCGTCGCCCCGCTGCCATCGGGCGGGGCCTCGGCGTACAGCATGTACGACATGGTCTGCACATACTGCGGGATCGGGGTCGTCCACGCGAAGAAGCGCGGCTCGGTGCCCACATCCACATCCCAGACGATATCGGCATCGGCAGCGCCGGCCTGGGCGTAGCGCAGGCCGACTTTCGCCCGCGCATCGGTCGAGCTTGCCCACATCCACACGCCCACGGTCACTGTGCGCCCGCTGATGCGCTGCACCTGCGCGGGCAGCAGCGGGCTGATCAGCTGGCGCATCGGCGATTCTGCCCCCACCTGGTTCTCGATCACCGCGCCGCCCACGGGTGCGCCGGAGAGCAGCGCCTGCGTGCCAGCCCGCTGGCCGTCGCCGCTGGCCCAGCGGTACCAGCCAAACGCATCGCCCCCCTGCAGCGCCGCCACGCCCAGCGCCAGCGCCAGCGCGGCGCAGGCCAGCCCGGCCCAGCGCAGCCGCACGCGGGCATGGTGCACCACCACCGCCAGGCCTAGGGCCACGCCCAGCAGCGGGATCATGATCGAGGTCGTATTTTTCGTAAAAATGCCAACCGCCACCGCCGCCACCGCGCCCAGCAGCCGCCATGGCCCCAGCCCATAGCGCACCAGCCGCACCGCCGCCCACAGGAACAGCGAGCCGACAAAGGCTGCGCCCACATCGCTATTGACCGAGGTCATCACATCGGCAAAGGTGGGGGTCAGCGCCATGGTCAGCGGCACCGCCCAGCGCAGCGGGTGGCGCTCGGGCAGCAGGTCGCGCATCAGGCCGAACGCCACCGCAATCGTGGCCAGAAACAGCAGCAGCGAGCCAAGCCGGGCCACATACAGCTGGGTCAGCACATCCAGGTGCGCGACAAGCCGCAGCGGCAGGCTGAGCAGCGCATAGTAGAGCGGCGGGTGGCCTAGCTCGGTTACCCCCAGCCAGACATCCTTATGGCTGGTCAGCAGCGCTGGCGCGGGCACACGCTCGAAAAAGCCGGTGCCAAACAGCGTGCTCAGCACCTCGCGCCGCATGGCGGGGTGCTCGTCGCCGGGGCTGGGAAAGCTGCCGGTGTTGGCGATCAGCCAGGCATACTCGAAGTGGGTTGGCTCGTCGTAGTGCTGCCAGGGCGGCACCGTAGCCACAAACAGCAGGCCGTGGATGAAGGCCAGGCCCAGCACGGCCCAGAAGATCGTGCGGTAGCTCAGGGCCTGCAGCCAGGCCAGGGTGCGCGGCGCGACCAGCCGCACACGCGGCAGCGGCATGGGCGGCGCAACCAGCGGGGCGGCGGCCTGATTGCGCGCGGCGGGGCGGCGGGCCACTAGTAGGCCCCTTGACCGCTGGCCACCACAAAGATCGTGCGCAGCAGGATCTTGATATCGAGCATCAGCGAGTAGTTTTGGATGTAGTAGAGGTCGTCGGCGGTGCAGAGGTGCTGGTGCTCAAAGCCGCGCCGGTTGATCTGCCACCAGCCGGTCATGCCCTGCGGCACTGTGAAGCGGCTCCACTGCCATGGCTCGTACTCCTCGCGCACGATCATCGGCAGCTCGGGGCGCGGGCCGACCAGGCTCATGTCGCCAAAGAACACATTCAGCAGCTGCGGCAGCTCGTCCATGCTGGTGCGGCGCAGCAGCCGCCCGATCGGCGTGATCCGAGGGTCGTCGGGGTGCTTAAACTCCAGCTTGCCATCGGGGCGGCGCAGCGACACCTGGTTGAACATCTTATCGGCATTCTGGTACATGGTGCGGAACTTGTACATCTTAAATGCCGCGCCGTTCTCGCCGATGCGGTTCGAGACATACAGCGCCGGGCCAGACGAGGTGACGCGGATGATCAGGGCGATCAGCAGCATGAGCGGCGAGACGATCAGCAGCAGCAGGCCGCTCACCGTCAGGTCGAACAGCCGCTTGGCCACGCGCTGCTCGGATGTCATCGCAGGCACGCGCAGGCCAACCACCGGCAGTCCCTCTAGGTAGTCCACGCGGGCGTTGATCATCGCGTAATCGAGGAAGTCGGGCACCAGCCGGATGTGCACCGGCGTGCTCTGCAGCTTGCGCACCAGCTTCACGGTCTGCGCGTGCTCCTCCAGCGACAGCGCGATGAAGATCTCCTCGATCGACTCGCGCTCGACCACGGCCAGCGCATCTTCCACTGTCCCCACCACCGGGTGCTCGTCGAGCCGCACGCCCACCATGCGCGCGTCGGTGCTCAGGTAGCCGACCATGGGTGCAAAGCCCGCCATCTGGCGGTCGATCGCCCGCGCGATGTTCTGCGCGTTGGCCCCGGTGCCCGCCACCAGCACGCGGCTCTGGCTGCGCGGCTGCTGGCTCTGCCGCCGCATGGCCAGCTGCAGCACCACATAGAACACGATCAGGGCCAGCAGATCGAACACCACAAAGTAGATAAAGTAGAGCCGCGAGACATCGCGGAACGACAGGTACATGGTGCCCGCGAAGGTGAGCGAGGCCAGGCCCACCGCCGTGACGATCTGCCAGAGGCCATCCAGCAGCGTGCCGGTGCGCACCAGGCGCGGTGCCGAGAAAATGATCAGAAAGAAAAACCAGATCAGCCCAACGATCAAAAACAGCATGGGCGGAATCACCTCTGCGCCAGGCTCCAGCGGGCGTCCCAGCGAGAGCAGCTTGCGCACCTCCATCGCAAGATAGAGGACGGCTTCGGTGATCGCAATGCTGCCCAGCAGCACCAGCAGATCGAAGTGTGTCTGTGTTCGTGGCTTCATCATGGTTGCGTGCCTTTTCGCACAGCGGTTCGAGTATTAAAAGATAGCCCAGCGCATCACAGAGCGCCGTAGGCTATCGTGTCTGGCAGTGCCTGGGGCCGGATCTTCAGCACCTGGTCGTAGAGCGCCATGGTCGCGCCCGCCATGCGCTCGGCGCTCCAGCGCTCGCGCACCCAGGCCCCGCCAGTGCGCAGCATCGCGGCGCGGCGGTCGGCGCGGGCCAGCAGCATCTGGGTGGCGCTGGCGATCGCGTCGGGGCGCTGCGCGGGGGCCAGCAGCCCGGCCTGGCCGCGCAGCAGATCGCGCGTCCCAACGGCATCGCTGGCCACGATCGGCACGCCCAGCGCCATGGCCTCCATCAGCACCGTGGGCAGGCCCTCGTAGGCCGAGGTGAGCCAGAAGCAGTCGAGCGCGGCCATCACCGCCAGCGCATCCTCGCGGTGGCCCAAGAAGCGCACCGCGTGGGCTACGCCCAGCTCGTTGGCCCAGGCCTCGGCCTGGGGCTGCAGGTCGCCGCTGCCGCACCACACAAAGCGCGCCGCTGGCACCGCGCCAAGCAGATCGCGCGCGGCCTCAAGAAACAGGCGCGGGTCTTTCTGGGCCGACATGCGCGCCACCGTGCCGATCAGCGGGCCGTGGCCAGCGCCAAGGCTGGCGCGCATGGCCGCGCGGCGGTAGTCGGCGGGCAGCTGCGGCTGCCGGATGCCATTTTCGATGCAGACGATCCGCTCGGCGGGGGCGATATGGGCGCGCTGGGCGTGGGCGTACTCGCCGGGCGACACGGCGATCACGCGGTCGCCAAGCCGACCGGCCAGCTGCTCAAGCAGCAGAAAGAAGCGGCGTTTGAGCGGGCTGCGCAGCCCAAGGAAGTACAGGCCGTGGGGGGTGTAGACCGAGGGCACGCCAGCGACCCGCGCCGCAACGCGGCCCAGAAAGCCAGCCTTCGAGCTGTGCGCGTGCACCAGGTCGATCTGCTCGCGCCGGATGATCTGCACCAGCGCGGCCAGCGCCCGCGCATCATCGGCGGGGCGGATCGAGCGCGACATCGGCACCTGCACCACCGGGATGCGGGCGCGCTCAAGATCGCCCACGAAGCAGCGGTCGCCATACGATTGCGCTCGCTCGGGGGGGCAGGCCACAGTCACCGCATATCGACGCTGATCTATAGCGCTGGCGAGGGTAAAGACTTGGGTGCGAACACCAGCAGTAGTTGACTCGACAACAAATAATATGCGCATAGCACACACACCATCTACAACATGGGAGGGTGCGTATGAGGCTCCTTTCACAAAGCGCGATCATTATAGCATATCTAGTACGACGTTCCTAGATACGATCGCCTGCGCTCACAGCATCGGAATGCGGCGGCTGCCTGTTCGCGCGCACCGGAGGCCGATCTTCGATCTTGCGACATCCAGCGGCGGGGCGATCGCCAGATCATGCCGCCCCCAGTCATAAACGTGCTGCCGATCCACATTCTCTTTGATAAGTATTTAGCGTATAATATGCAGCATTCAGGTTGTCCTCTGGCAATCTTCATGGTGTAAGCGACAACAGCTGGCCTCCCGCAGGGCGGCGAGGGGGCCGGGCAAAAGTCGATACATCTTGTTGCGCCGCCAGCAACGTATCATGAGCGCACGGCATGGCTGTGCCCTCATATGGTGGTGTGTTCCCCGGGCGACGCCGCTGTCGCATCTGGCAATAATCCAACCATGTATGGCGTTTCAATTCGCTCTAGCAGACAGAAGCGCGAAGACCTCCGGCAGAAGGTTGCTCTGCCACGGCCTTCCGTCTTCGGTCTAACGGAAGGCCATGACAGAATCTACCACTAACCCCCTGCGTTCGGGCCTGCGCATGCAGCGCACCCCGGAGCCATGCACTGTTGTCATCTTCGGCGCGACGGGCGACCTCACCCACCGCAAGCTGGTGCCGGGCCTGTACAATCTCTACCGCGAGCGGCTGCTGCCGCCCGGCTTCAGCGTGATCGGCTTCGCCCGCCGCGAGTGGACGGACGAGTACTTCCGGCAGACCCTCTACGACGACGTGAAAGAGTTCTCGCGCAGCGGCCTTGAGGAGCCGCTGTGGCAGAGCTTCGCCGAGGGCATCTCCTACAACCGCTCCTCGTTCGACGACCCGGCGGGCTACCAGGCCCTGGCCGAGAAGCTGGCCGCGCTCGACGAGCAGCGCGGCACCGGCGGCAACCGCCTGTTCTACCTGGCCACCCCACCCGAGTCCTACGCCACGATCATCGAGCAGCTGGGCGCGGCGGGCCTGAACCACTCGCCCAACGGCGGGTGGACGCGGATCATTATCGAGAAGCCCTTCGGGCGCGACCTGAACAGCGCCCGCGCGCTCGACACCGCCGTGCACAAGGTCTTCGACGAGTCGCAGGTCTACCGCATCGACCACTACCTGGGCAAAGAGACCGTGCAGAACATCCTGGTGTTCCGCTTCGCCAACGGCATCTTCGAGCCGGTCTGGAACCGCCGCTATGTCGACCACGTGCAGATCACGGTGGGCGAGAGCGTGGGCGTGGAGGGGCGCGGCAACTACTACGAGCACGCCGGCACCATCCGCGACATGGTGCAGAACCACCTGATGCAGCTGCTCACGCTCACCGCGATGGAGCCGCCCGGGTCGTACGAGGCCAACTCGGTGCGCGACGAGAAGGTGAAGGTGGTGCGCGCCATCCGCCCGATCGCCCGCGAGGATGTGGCCAAGTACTCCATCCGCGGCCAGTACACCGCCGGAACCGAGGGCGGCAAGCCCGTGCCCGGCTACCGCGAGGAGACCGGCGTCGACCCCAGCTCGAACACCGAGACGTATATCGCGCTGCAGCTGTTTGTGGAAAACTGGCGCTGGGCCGGGGTGCCGTTCTACCTGCGCACCGGCAAGCGCCTGCCCAAGCGCGCCAGCGAGATCGCCATCCAGTTCAAGAGCGCGCCGCTCATGCTGTTCGACCAAGGCCCGCTGAACAACATCGAGCCAAATGTGCTGACGATCAAGGTGCAGCCGGATGAGGGCATCTCGCTCAAGTTCGAGTCGAAGATCCCCGGCCAGACCACCCAGATCCGCCCGGTGACCATGGACTTCCGCTATAACGCCTCGTTTGGCGTGGCCTCGCCCGAGGCCTACGAGCGGCTGCTGCTCGACGCGATGC encodes:
- the gap gene encoding type I glyceraldehyde-3-phosphate dehydrogenase; translated protein: MARVAINGFGRIGRQSFKALLERYGDDLEIVAINDLTDNATLAHLLMHDSTYGPFEGNVKYQEGALDVRYYDEDGEEREKSILTLAERDPAMLPWRDLGIDIVIESTGRFTDADKARAHLQAGAKKVIITAPAKGEDITICLGVNEGRYDPDVHHIISNASCTTNCLAPVAKVLNDRFGIRRGMMTTIHSYTMDQNLQDNVHKDLRRARAAAMNIVPTTTGAAQAVALVIPELRGKFSGYAVRVPTPTVSLVDFAVQLERGASIEQINEAFREASESEDLEGILGISEEELVSSDFIGTTYSSVVDLPLTSSLGEDFFKVVAWYDNEWGYSTRVADLTAFLADEPEA
- a CDS encoding sigma-70 family RNA polymerase sigma factor, whose protein sequence is MMQQSVASAAGPASSYTSAHMAENRPIAQMDIAALMRLCGAESERFYRGQPHDPSYSYELFRRALVERSEAAWEYIYTHYSPLVESWVRRSGAFASSGETSEYFVVSAFTRFWRAVTPEKFPAFPTLASLLHYLQLCAGCVVIDSVRSQSWAEMVPEEAIPYGSASLVSPDEEAMERINREEFWNYINAQLNDEAERVVMYSSFVMGMKPGDIYQGRPDLFGCINDVYNVKRNILGRLSRNQELRKLLAAS
- a CDS encoding DUF2142 domain-containing protein, with the protein product MARRPAARNQAAAPLVAPPMPLPRVRLVAPRTLAWLQALSYRTIFWAVLGLAFIHGLLFVATVPPWQHYDEPTHFEYAWLIANTGSFPSPGDEHPAMRREVLSTLFGTGFFERVPAPALLTSHKDVWLGVTELGHPPLYYALLSLPLRLVAHLDVLTQLYVARLGSLLLFLATIAVAFGLMRDLLPERHPLRWAVPLTMALTPTFADVMTSVNSDVGAAFVGSLFLWAAVRLVRYGLGPWRLLGAVAAVAVGIFTKNTTSIMIPLLGVALGLAVVVHHARVRLRWAGLACAALALALGVAALQGGDAFGWYRWASGDGQRAGTQALLSGAPVGGAVIENQVGAESPMRQLISPLLPAQVQRISGRTVTVGVWMWASSTDARAKVGLRYAQAGAADADIVWDVDVGTEPRFFAWTTPIPQYVQTMSYMLYAEAPPDGSGATVYADGVMLAPGWYDTQAAPQFADADATQGTWGGRQFVNLVRNGSGEQGWLRLRPWIDDAIYHYIHRSPAQILSALLDVERVGWAIVSGWLPLAFDSFAGWFGWGGTRLTDPAWVLASRLVAGLAAASALWWLFTRRRSVDRRVYAALLLLALAGALAWANVVLRPLPSIGSGDATPIARYTFPAIIPTVLLLAGGSWALPPRRYRPLALLIFLLALVSLDVASLMLIRSYFL
- a CDS encoding sugar transferase is translated as MMKPRTQTHFDLLVLLGSIAITEAVLYLAMEVRKLLSLGRPLEPGAEVIPPMLFLIVGLIWFFFLIIFSAPRLVRTGTLLDGLWQIVTAVGLASLTFAGTMYLSFRDVSRLYFIYFVVFDLLALIVFYVVLQLAMRRQSQQPRSQSRVLVAGTGANAQNIARAIDRQMAGFAPMVGYLSTDARMVGVRLDEHPVVGTVEDALAVVERESIEEIFIALSLEEHAQTVKLVRKLQSTPVHIRLVPDFLDYAMINARVDYLEGLPVVGLRVPAMTSEQRVAKRLFDLTVSGLLLLIVSPLMLLIALIIRVTSSGPALYVSNRIGENGAAFKMYKFRTMYQNADKMFNQVSLRRPDGKLEFKHPDDPRITPIGRLLRRTSMDELPQLLNVFFGDMSLVGPRPELPMIVREEYEPWQWSRFTVPQGMTGWWQINRRGFEHQHLCTADDLYYIQNYSLMLDIKILLRTIFVVASGQGAY
- a CDS encoding glycosyltransferase family 4 protein; the protein is MRILFVVESTTAGVRTQVFTLASAIDQRRYAVTVACPPERAQSYGDRCFVGDLERARIPVVQVPMSRSIRPADDARALAALVQIIRREQIDLVHAHSSKAGFLGRVAARVAGVPSVYTPHGLYFLGLRSPLKRRFFLLLEQLAGRLGDRVIAVSPGEYAHAQRAHIAPAERIVCIENGIRQPQLPADYRRAAMRASLGAGHGPLIGTVARMSAQKDPRLFLEAARDLLGAVPAARFVWCGSGDLQPQAEAWANELGVAHAVRFLGHREDALAVMAALDCFWLTSAYEGLPTVLMEAMALGVPIVASDAVGTRDLLRGQAGLLAPAQRPDAIASATQMLLARADRRAAMLRTGGAWVRERWSAERMAGATMALYDQVLKIRPQALPDTIAYGAL
- the zwf gene encoding glucose-6-phosphate dehydrogenase; this encodes MTESTTNPLRSGLRMQRTPEPCTVVIFGATGDLTHRKLVPGLYNLYRERLLPPGFSVIGFARREWTDEYFRQTLYDDVKEFSRSGLEEPLWQSFAEGISYNRSSFDDPAGYQALAEKLAALDEQRGTGGNRLFYLATPPESYATIIEQLGAAGLNHSPNGGWTRIIIEKPFGRDLNSARALDTAVHKVFDESQVYRIDHYLGKETVQNILVFRFANGIFEPVWNRRYVDHVQITVGESVGVEGRGNYYEHAGTIRDMVQNHLMQLLTLTAMEPPGSYEANSVRDEKVKVVRAIRPIAREDVAKYSIRGQYTAGTEGGKPVPGYREETGVDPSSNTETYIALQLFVENWRWAGVPFYLRTGKRLPKRASEIAIQFKSAPLMLFDQGPLNNIEPNVLTIKVQPDEGISLKFESKIPGQTTQIRPVTMDFRYNASFGVASPEAYERLLLDAMLGDSTLFTRSDEVDASWSLITPILEGWQNGPAPEPYEAGTWGPQASDAFLESAGRKWRKL